The DNA window GAATATTTTAGCTAAAGATAATCTTAACACTGATACTCCGACTACTCTAGCTTCTCTTGGCTTGGGTTTGCGTTGGTCACAAGGTGATCGTTTCACCGCTCGTCTCGATTGGGGTATTCCTTTAGTATCAGTTGACGACTCAATACAAAGAACATGGCAAGAAAACGGACTGTATTTTTCTTTACAGCTTAACCCTTTTTAAAACTTTTGTTTAAAATCCCTTTTATAAAGGTACACTATTAAAAATATTCTATTCAATAAATTTGAGATTTTTCTGAGTTGAGGCAAATCTGATGAAACAACCATTAAAGTACCAGTTCTGGCATTTAAATATTTCTCTAACTGTAGCTTTAGTAAGTATAACTTTCATAACTCAAATAAAGACTCAAGTGCTTGCCTCCAGTAGTATTCTCTTATCAAGAAACACAGGTAATTCATCAACCACAGTTATCTCTGCACTTGATATTTTTCGCAAAGCGTACGAAAATCGTTATACTTGGAACCCTCAATTTCCAGGTTATACGGCAATAATAGAACTAAAACATGGCAATAAATACTATCGAGGAAACGTTATTGTCAAATCAGACATGAGCGTTCAAGTAACTGGTATTGATGAAGAAGAAGCACGTCAGATGGTGGAGATATCTTTAAAGACTATGCTTACTCATCACCGACGAGTTCCATTTAGTGAAGAACATAAGGATAGTACTTTTAAGCTTGTTGGTACTGATAAAACTGGAGTTGCAGAAATTATTGAACAAGGACAGAAAACAGAAGCTCGGTATAAGATATTTCATAATCAGCTGACGCAGGTCAATCGTATTCTTGGAAATACTGCTGTCACCGTTGATGTCATAGACTCAGAGAAAACATCAGAAGGTTATTTAGCAACTAGATATCGCTCAACTTTCCGACAACCTCAGACTAAACAAATTATAGGAGTGGAAGAATCAAAAGATACTTATATAAAAACTGCTGGTTACTATGTGCTAACACATCAAATAATCCACGATTTTCAAGAAGGACAGCTAACTGATATGGCAGAATTTAGATATATTAACATACAACTATAGGACTAGTATTTAATTTTTGAAATACACATAGGGTGTGTTAGCGCAGAAAGTACGGCACCATTCCAAGCTCCTGGTGCGTTACGCTCTGCTAACACACCTTACAAGAGTACTGAAATTTTTTCATAAATCAAATATGATTTCTATATCGCTAAATATTCATTAGAATATAAACCATTGAAGTTTTACTTAGTTATAAAATAATAATTTATTTATGAGATTCACAAAGATGTATTCCAACTTGAAAACCAGAATATTGACTTAGCTTTTTGGAAAAAATATTATGAATTTTCTTCAATTTTACAAAGTATTAATTTATATAATTTACCCTATCATGGACTTAAAATTTCAGAACAAATTTTTGAATTTAGTAAGTTTTTTGGCAGTAAGTACTGGGATAATTTTATTTCCAGATTATACTCTTACTCAAATTATTCCCGATCAGACTTTACCTGTTAATTCTCGCATAACAAAAAAAGCTAACATCAGCACAGTCGAAGGAGGCACTCAAGCTGGAGGAAATTTGTTCCATAGCTTTCTAGAATTTTCTATACCTAATGGTAATACAGCGTATTTTAATAACGCTGCAACAATCCAAAATATTATTACTCGGATAACAGGTGGAACAATCTCTAATATAAATGGAATAATTCGCACTAATGGAAGAGCTAACTTATTTCTGATTAATCCCAAGGGATTTATTTTTGGAACTAATGCCAAATTAAATATTGCTGGTTCGTTTTTAGTAAGTACGGCAAATAGTCTAATCTTTGCTG is part of the Nostoc sp. UHCC 0926 genome and encodes:
- a CDS encoding DUF3386 family protein — translated: MKQPLKYQFWHLNISLTVALVSITFITQIKTQVLASSSILLSRNTGNSSTTVISALDIFRKAYENRYTWNPQFPGYTAIIELKHGNKYYRGNVIVKSDMSVQVTGIDEEEARQMVEISLKTMLTHHRRVPFSEEHKDSTFKLVGTDKTGVAEIIEQGQKTEARYKIFHNQLTQVNRILGNTAVTVDVIDSEKTSEGYLATRYRSTFRQPQTKQIIGVEESKDTYIKTAGYYVLTHQIIHDFQEGQLTDMAEFRYINIQL